A genomic region of Exiguobacterium oxidotolerans JCM 12280 contains the following coding sequences:
- a CDS encoding NAD(P)-dependent oxidoreductase, with protein MTKTIGFIGLGVMGQGMVRNLLKAGFAVQGYNRTKEKGLPLEQDGATIVDTIKEAVTGADVVISIVGYPEDVEQIYFSEDGILANAAPGTIVIDMTTSSPALAVKIAEQAQANGLVALDAPVTGGDLGAKNGTLAILVGGQEQAFADVKPLFEAMGRSISLFGGPGKGQSAKLANQIAIAGSMIGTAEMLLFVTRSGIDPTQFVETIKSGSAGSWSLENLIPRVIAENYSPGFFVKHFIKDMRLALERADEMGISTPGLALVKSLYDELAAMGHGESGTQALYLLLAEKSQQQQP; from the coding sequence ATGACGAAAACAATAGGATTTATTGGACTCGGTGTCATGGGGCAAGGAATGGTGCGAAACTTGCTGAAAGCTGGTTTTGCCGTTCAAGGCTATAACCGGACAAAAGAAAAAGGCTTACCGCTCGAACAGGACGGGGCGACGATCGTCGACACGATTAAAGAAGCCGTCACCGGCGCAGACGTCGTCATTTCAATCGTCGGATACCCGGAAGACGTCGAACAGATTTACTTCAGTGAAGACGGAATTTTAGCGAATGCCGCGCCCGGGACGATCGTCATCGACATGACGACATCAAGCCCGGCGCTCGCCGTCAAAATCGCGGAGCAGGCACAAGCAAACGGGCTCGTTGCACTCGATGCACCTGTCACAGGTGGTGACCTTGGTGCGAAGAACGGGACACTCGCGATTCTTGTCGGTGGTCAAGAACAGGCTTTCGCTGACGTCAAACCATTGTTTGAGGCGATGGGACGCTCGATTTCATTATTCGGCGGTCCCGGAAAAGGACAATCGGCGAAACTTGCAAACCAAATCGCCATCGCTGGTTCGATGATTGGGACAGCCGAGATGTTGCTGTTCGTCACACGCTCTGGCATCGACCCGACGCAGTTCGTCGAGACGATTAAAAGTGGTTCTGCCGGCAGTTGGTCACTTGAGAACTTGATTCCGCGTGTCATCGCGGAGAATTATTCACCAGGATTTTTTGTCAAACATTTCATCAAAGACATGCGTCTGGCACTTGAACGGGCGGATGAGATGGGAATTTCGACACCGGGTCTCGCGCTCGTCAAATCACTGTATGACGAGCTCGCAGCGATGGGGCACGGTGAGTCTGGTACACAA
- a CDS encoding DUF4003 family protein, with amino-acid sequence MEESTRFLHQLEDVGQYFVSYQDNILIELAFDQTIGHYATEFSTLEQTADYIELHLHSHQTQALLLASKIHAFDASPFERITEMMSIQSFFATHRMTHPANAFSTALLISRLNPSDAHLHRTLSLYRLAKKQHRFIVSPLLGSLFFFQCYKRGEVEHLLARVEDAYDRLKKRFGRAQQTYIVALLFSLLPEDDFEAYVDQLRASRTRYRKSHIPLAFHGLLALLGDPAEHASKLDQIVEQLRSDVHFKHRKDLLFLTAVRLYLANHPTLQLLFAQLAPTIDDIATETVPFLLFPVDLTDTSHATDGGMVDGGFDGGDAGSSSSDA; translated from the coding sequence ATGGAGGAAAGCACACGCTTTTTGCATCAGCTCGAAGACGTAGGACAGTATTTTGTTAGCTACCAAGACAATATCTTGATCGAACTTGCTTTTGATCAAACGATTGGCCATTATGCGACAGAATTTTCGACGCTCGAACAGACTGCTGATTACATCGAACTTCACTTACATTCGCACCAGACCCAGGCACTGCTCCTCGCATCGAAAATCCACGCTTTTGATGCGTCTCCGTTTGAGCGCATCACGGAAATGATGTCGATTCAAAGTTTTTTTGCGACGCATCGCATGACGCATCCTGCAAATGCCTTCTCGACCGCTCTGCTGATCAGCCGACTTAATCCATCAGACGCTCACTTACATCGGACGTTATCCCTTTACCGACTCGCCAAAAAACAACACCGTTTCATCGTCTCCCCTTTACTCGGCTCACTCTTCTTTTTCCAATGTTACAAGCGCGGTGAAGTCGAGCATCTTCTTGCACGCGTGGAAGACGCTTACGATCGGTTAAAGAAACGGTTTGGACGCGCCCAACAGACCTATATCGTCGCTCTCCTCTTTTCACTTTTACCTGAAGACGATTTCGAGGCGTATGTCGACCAATTACGGGCATCGCGCACACGTTATCGTAAATCTCACATCCCACTTGCATTCCACGGTCTGCTCGCCTTACTCGGTGATCCTGCCGAACATGCTTCAAAACTCGACCAAATCGTCGAGCAACTTCGCTCGGATGTCCACTTCAAGCATCGAAAGGACTTACTTTTTTTAACGGCTGTCCGGCTCTATCTCGCGAACCATCCGACACTGCAGCTACTGTTTGCTCAACTTGCTCCGACGATCGACGACATTGCGACGGAAACAGTCCCCTTTTTACTGTTTCCAGTCGATCTTACTGACACGTCGCATGCGACAGATGGCGGAATGGTCGACGGCGGATTTGACGGCGGCGATGCGGGAAGTAGCAGTAGCGATGCTTGA
- the rpiA gene encoding ribose-5-phosphate isomerase RpiA — translation MQEQDKALIAQAALAYVKPGMTLGLGTGSTTRYFIDAVGKAVDEGLKIEAIATSIETEEQGKRLGIPMRQLRDVEQLDLVIDGIDQIDEQFQVIKGGGGALFREKLVALQAREVLYLADSSKFVRRLTGPLPVEVEPFGQTHVERLLADKGISYTHRKTAEQAFVTDGGHLILDVALDRVPDVAHFVRELKSWSGVIETGYFERQPDHVLTLEHGNIKLLAHPTMRSGGGIV, via the coding sequence ATGCAAGAACAGGATAAAGCATTGATTGCGCAAGCTGCACTCGCATATGTAAAACCCGGCATGACACTCGGTCTCGGTACGGGTTCGACGACACGCTATTTTATTGATGCTGTAGGAAAAGCAGTGGACGAAGGATTAAAAATCGAAGCGATCGCGACGTCGATTGAGACGGAAGAACAGGGCAAGCGGCTCGGAATACCGATGCGTCAGTTACGTGATGTCGAACAGCTTGATCTCGTCATCGATGGGATTGACCAGATTGATGAACAGTTCCAAGTCATCAAAGGCGGCGGCGGCGCATTGTTCCGGGAAAAGCTCGTCGCGCTGCAAGCACGCGAAGTGTTGTATCTCGCAGACAGCTCGAAGTTCGTTCGCCGATTGACGGGACCTTTACCGGTCGAAGTCGAACCGTTCGGACAGACACATGTCGAACGACTTCTTGCGGACAAAGGAATTTCCTATACACACCGCAAAACGGCAGAACAAGCATTCGTGACGGATGGAGGCCATTTGATTTTGGATGTCGCCCTGGATCGTGTCCCGGACGTCGCCCATTTCGTACGGGAATTGAAGTCATGGAGCGGTGTCATCGAAACCGGTTATTTTGAGCGGCAACCGGATCATGTGTTGACTCTAGAACACGGAAATATCAAACTGCTTGCCCACCCAACGATGCGGAGCGGTGGCGGAATCGTTTGA
- a CDS encoding YaiI/YqxD family protein: MKVLVDADGCPVVDLTIQLSEGIEVFLVCDTAHEFNRAGATTITIGQGPDAVDYAIVNRISPGDIIVTQDYGLAALALARKGRPIDQNGRIFTDDNIDFLLHTRHVGQQIRRAGGRTKGPKKRTPHEDKQFAAAFETLLAQQPLK; encoded by the coding sequence ATGAAAGTACTAGTGGATGCCGATGGATGTCCGGTCGTTGATTTGACGATTCAGTTAAGTGAGGGAATAGAGGTGTTTTTAGTTTGTGATACGGCACATGAATTCAACCGGGCGGGGGCGACGACGATTACAATTGGGCAAGGTCCGGATGCGGTCGATTATGCGATCGTCAACCGGATTTCACCGGGCGACATCATCGTCACACAAGATTATGGACTGGCGGCACTTGCCTTAGCACGAAAGGGGCGACCAATTGATCAAAATGGGCGGATCTTCACGGATGACAATATCGATTTCCTGTTGCATACGCGGCATGTCGGTCAACAAATTCGCCGCGCCGGTGGACGGACGAAAGGCCCGAAGAAACGGACACCACATGAGGATAAACAATTTGCGGCGGCTTTTGAAACATTATTAGCCCAACAGCCATTAAAATGA
- a CDS encoding sensor histidine kinase: MKKVMRYRPTKKTRPYRLKSGSFPSIEQSTDVTADQQQIGQLKHDLLAAEDKLRHRNEIMETLATQNVESACETLLLKLLPLIGLTRGAIILYRREQLSHVVTEGVEEMELIEKDLDQYSVLRRAFVMRKSVQLPIETGGYESAIPIQSPSNNSVVGLIYLKHEFEQFNLEQVGDILDLSRKLGMTLERHLLFHQMEHEKIKTYQLLDSIREAVLYIESSGEQIYANQALLDMFPPKLLNQAQGFRHAYERATSLFEHVDQPDALHDYIGQLMNGDIPGETIELSAFRGNLLLSAYAERIAIANVEWGMMLVLRDVTKDKELDLKQAEFVSIVSHELRTPLSSIMGFTELLMKRSLDGPRQKKYLETIYSETVRLSELIHDILEIQKGEDLTQGATKRTIDLKKLLIEMKTMFELASSEHTVRMAFGSGAHLLMASEEKMKQLFTNLIMNAIKYSPNGGNIEIRTEVTAQDLRIEVEDEGIGIPDKALPFIFDKFYRADNSDTRKIGGTGLGLAICKMIVMDHGGSISVQSEVGVGSRFIVEFPIHPMS, translated from the coding sequence TTGAAAAAAGTTATGCGGTATCGTCCAACTAAAAAAACACGACCATATCGTTTGAAGAGTGGATCGTTTCCTTCGATCGAGCAAAGCACGGACGTCACGGCAGATCAGCAACAAATCGGTCAGCTGAAACACGACTTGCTCGCAGCCGAAGATAAATTAAGACACCGAAATGAAATCATGGAAACACTCGCGACACAAAACGTCGAATCTGCGTGCGAGACGCTTCTGTTGAAGCTGCTTCCGCTCATCGGATTGACGCGTGGTGCGATCATTCTCTACCGGCGCGAACAACTCAGTCATGTCGTGACAGAGGGGGTGGAAGAGATGGAGTTGATTGAAAAGGACTTAGATCAATATTCCGTTTTGCGCCGTGCATTTGTGATGCGAAAGTCCGTCCAACTGCCGATTGAAACAGGAGGATATGAGTCCGCGATTCCAATCCAGTCACCGAGTAACAACAGTGTCGTCGGGTTGATTTATTTAAAGCATGAGTTCGAACAGTTCAATTTAGAACAAGTCGGAGACATCTTAGACTTGTCACGCAAGCTCGGGATGACGTTAGAGCGACACCTCTTGTTCCATCAGATGGAGCATGAAAAAATCAAGACGTACCAGTTACTCGATTCGATTCGCGAAGCAGTCCTCTACATCGAGAGTAGTGGCGAACAAATCTATGCCAACCAAGCGTTGCTCGATATGTTCCCGCCAAAACTGTTGAATCAAGCACAAGGGTTTCGGCATGCCTACGAGCGGGCGACATCGCTGTTTGAGCACGTCGACCAGCCGGATGCGTTACACGATTATATTGGTCAGCTGATGAACGGTGATATACCGGGTGAAACGATTGAACTGTCCGCATTTCGAGGCAACCTCTTGCTCAGTGCCTATGCGGAGCGGATTGCGATTGCGAACGTCGAATGGGGCATGATGCTCGTCTTGCGCGATGTGACGAAAGATAAAGAACTCGACTTGAAGCAAGCTGAATTCGTGTCCATCGTCTCTCACGAACTGCGGACGCCGCTCTCTTCAATCATGGGATTCACAGAATTGTTGATGAAGCGTTCCCTCGACGGACCCCGTCAAAAAAAATACCTCGAGACGATTTATTCCGAGACCGTCCGTTTGTCTGAGCTGATCCACGACATTCTCGAAATTCAAAAGGGTGAAGATTTGACGCAAGGGGCAACAAAAAGAACGATTGATTTAAAGAAACTGCTGATTGAAATGAAAACGATGTTCGAGTTAGCGAGCAGTGAACATACAGTGCGGATGGCGTTCGGTTCAGGGGCACATCTCTTGATGGCAAGCGAAGAAAAAATGAAGCAATTGTTTACGAACTTAATCATGAATGCGATCAAATACTCACCGAATGGTGGAAACATCGAGATACGTACTGAAGTGACAGCGCAGGACCTCCGGATTGAAGTCGAAGATGAAGGGATCGGTATTCCGGATAAGGCGTTACCGTTCATTTTTGATAAATTCTACCGGGCCGATAACTCGGATACCCGGAAAATTGGCGGAACAGGTCTCGGACTTGCGATTTGTAAAATGATCGTCATGGACCATGGGGGTTCGATTTCTGTTCAGTCAGAAGTTGGTGTCGGAAGTCGCTTCATCGTCGAGTTCCCGATTCATCCGATGTCATGA
- a CDS encoding DUF1836 domain-containing protein, whose translation MTHDDDKSRPLDRQLQLDDIPNIDLYMDQVIQLFERTFEATTRTEGETILTKTMINNYAKKKLFFPVTNKKYTKNHLILISLIYQLKGTVSINDIKATLTELNQGVANETLNLEAFYASYLENTVRNLETFEAEQALADENEPIDQLQQILSLAHMSNLYRRAAERMIDQLDG comes from the coding sequence ATGACACACGATGACGACAAATCGCGACCGCTCGATCGCCAACTCCAGTTAGACGATATTCCGAACATCGACTTGTATATGGATCAAGTCATTCAACTGTTCGAACGGACATTTGAAGCAACGACGCGGACAGAAGGCGAAACGATTTTGACGAAGACGATGATTAACAATTACGCGAAAAAGAAACTCTTTTTCCCCGTCACGAATAAAAAATATACGAAGAATCATCTCATTCTGATCAGCTTGATTTATCAACTGAAAGGAACCGTCTCAATCAATGACATCAAAGCAACATTGACTGAATTGAATCAAGGTGTTGCAAACGAGACGCTCAATCTGGAAGCCTTCTATGCAAGCTACCTAGAAAACACGGTACGGAATCTCGAGACATTCGAAGCTGAGCAAGCGTTGGCTGATGAAAACGAACCAATCGATCAGCTGCAACAAATCCTTTCACTTGCACATATGAGCAATCTCTATCGACGTGCCGCCGAACGGATGATTGATCAACTCGACGGTTAA
- a CDS encoding ABC transporter ATP-binding protein — MEQATFKSFLHLLKRSNPPVGLLSAAVAVSVIQALAALMIPWFLKSLIDNFSVDRLTPGLISLFIVVFLVQLVSNAFSIYWLQIAGQRIVANLRTLLWKHLLGLPVPFYDETKSGELVSRLNNDATTLQQLLSEQLVRLLTSVVSIIGAITILFFLDWQMTLVMVIAVPLTLLIIIPLVRKLHEISRATQKELAGLSGFFAEMLSEVRLIKSQATESYEMDRGNEKIENLFGFGVKEGRIQAILLPLFNVTLTSMLIIIIGFGAYRVSTNQISAGELVAFSLYLFQIMTPLVTMTEFISKLQKARGATERISELLEEQPEQQGTRDVTRPFGAVQFNQLSFGYDETTLLHDVSFSLPHGQTTAIVGPSGSGKSTLFALLERFYQPTSGDISLGPDGIETFRLESWRRAIGYVAQDSPVLSGTIRDNLLYGLVRDVTEQEIRDAAEMANADAFIQSFPHGYMTEIGERGVKLSGGQRQRIAIARALLRDPELLLLDEATSSLDSESERVVQEALERLMRGRTTFVIAHRLATVRHADQIIVLEDGRVSGIGTHDSLVETNVLYNKLVTQQFIGQTDAIRGNHR, encoded by the coding sequence ATGGAGCAAGCTACATTCAAATCATTTTTACATCTTCTCAAGAGAAGTAATCCACCGGTCGGTCTGCTATCAGCAGCCGTCGCCGTCTCAGTCATCCAGGCATTAGCGGCACTGATGATTCCGTGGTTCTTAAAATCACTGATTGATAATTTCTCGGTCGATCGGCTGACACCGGGACTGATTTCCTTATTCATCGTCGTTTTTCTCGTCCAACTCGTCAGTAATGCTTTTTCGATTTACTGGCTCCAGATTGCCGGACAACGCATCGTCGCTAACTTACGAACATTACTGTGGAAACACCTTCTCGGTCTCCCGGTCCCGTTTTATGATGAAACAAAATCAGGGGAGCTCGTCTCCCGTCTCAACAACGACGCGACGACGTTACAACAATTGTTGTCGGAACAGCTCGTCCGCCTGTTGACGTCCGTCGTTTCCATCATCGGAGCGATCACGATTTTATTTTTCCTCGATTGGCAGATGACGCTTGTCATGGTGATTGCCGTTCCGTTGACGTTACTGATCATCATCCCGCTCGTCCGGAAATTGCACGAGATTTCCCGGGCGACCCAAAAAGAACTCGCCGGCTTATCCGGCTTCTTCGCCGAGATGTTGAGCGAAGTCCGGCTCATCAAATCGCAAGCGACCGAGTCTTACGAAATGGACCGTGGAAACGAAAAGATTGAAAATCTCTTCGGCTTCGGCGTCAAAGAAGGTCGGATTCAAGCGATTCTGTTACCACTGTTCAACGTGACGCTGACATCGATGCTGATCATCATCATCGGCTTCGGAGCTTACCGGGTCTCGACGAACCAAATTTCTGCCGGTGAGCTCGTCGCCTTTTCACTCTACTTGTTCCAAATCATGACCCCGCTCGTGACGATGACGGAATTCATTTCGAAACTCCAGAAAGCACGCGGGGCGACAGAACGAATTTCCGAACTGCTCGAAGAACAGCCGGAGCAACAAGGAACGCGTGACGTCACCCGTCCGTTCGGAGCGGTTCAATTCAATCAGCTCTCGTTCGGCTATGATGAGACGACGTTACTGCATGACGTGTCCTTTTCCTTACCGCACGGCCAGACGACGGCGATCGTCGGACCAAGCGGTTCTGGAAAATCAACGTTGTTTGCGTTGCTCGAGCGGTTTTATCAACCAACGTCAGGTGATATTTCACTCGGACCGGACGGCATCGAGACGTTCCGGCTTGAGAGCTGGCGCCGGGCGATCGGTTACGTCGCGCAGGATTCACCGGTCTTATCGGGAACGATTCGTGATAATTTACTGTACGGACTCGTCCGGGACGTAACGGAACAGGAAATTCGTGACGCTGCCGAAATGGCGAATGCCGATGCCTTCATCCAGTCGTTCCCGCACGGCTACATGACGGAAATCGGCGAACGCGGGGTCAAACTGTCGGGTGGACAACGGCAACGGATTGCGATCGCCCGTGCCTTGCTGCGTGATCCGGAACTCTTGTTGCTCGACGAAGCGACGTCTAGCCTTGACTCGGAATCGGAACGTGTCGTCCAGGAAGCACTCGAACGCTTGATGCGCGGACGGACGACGTTCGTCATCGCTCACCGCCTGGCGACAGTCCGCCACGCGGATCAAATCATCGTTCTCGAGGACGGACGGGTTTCCGGAATCGGAACACACGACTCCCTCGTCGAGACGAATGTTTTGTATAATAAACTCGTAACGCAACAATTCATCGGTCAGACCGATGCAATCAGGGGGAATCACAGATGA
- a CDS encoding DUF350 domain-containing protein, whose protein sequence is MAFSDLFLSTLAYIGVATLLLAIGVVLFEVTTKSKEMELIRQGKKAAVYAFGGRILGLAIVLYSSIANSVSILDMVLWGALAIVFQIVLFYLADLLIPRLSMTKEIDANNEAVGLLLLFLSLSIGLIIAGSLTY, encoded by the coding sequence ATGGCATTCAGTGACTTGTTTTTATCAACACTCGCCTATATCGGTGTAGCGACGCTCTTGCTCGCAATCGGTGTTGTCCTGTTTGAAGTGACGACAAAATCAAAGGAAATGGAATTGATTCGTCAAGGTAAAAAAGCAGCCGTTTATGCATTCGGCGGACGGATTCTCGGACTTGCGATCGTGCTCTATTCAAGTATCGCAAACTCTGTCAGTATCCTCGACATGGTTTTGTGGGGGGCTCTCGCGATCGTTTTCCAAATCGTCCTGTTTTATCTTGCCGATCTGCTCATTCCGCGTCTCAGCATGACGAAGGAAATCGATGCCAACAACGAAGCCGTTGGTTTATTGTTGTTGTTCCTCTCGTTATCGATCGGCTTAATCATCGCCGGGTCTCTTACATACTAA
- a CDS encoding EAL domain-containing protein, with the protein MKNAQSRYEALHPLVEEILGKLSEKIGVNSLFFALNDSSSNFIVKAINQDQELIEEGSTHVFNHVLCKLVIDENAGKLQINELLTSPLTVDHPVTKALGNGSFLGVAIKNADNEKIGTLCAFDDRPYDFSASDLALIEHYADVISKSISVETYVIKDALTDVYNERYMNRLISSVTIHPAFLMVLNLDNFHAVNAKFGYRVGNRVLQVLADRLKYVPIPNHVVGRKDGNEFIILAPLDEREFEQTGAMYADYIMAAIEAPIADIGFEPIHLTASSGVSLLTGDYTNRQTQVYAAEALMQQVKLDGKNGILFVNQQREFEQHPFASVLEEELTHALERGQFELYYQRILDMKRGVTVAVEALLRWNHPVLGFVSPTDFIPIAERMGVFGDIGRFTIRQAIADRERFEAEFDLPVSVAVNLSASQFQSNQLLEELLSFSKQANFKQDRVVLEIREEVLQTGRKKAIERLELLRSAGYRLTVDHFGSHYASLNSLLHLPVQAVKLDPIFTRRLAQNQLEQSMIRSVYALTETLNISLVIQEVETLSQYKQVEMLGERLYVQGHYLHHPQPLDKLITDFAKKMQPLDV; encoded by the coding sequence ATGAAAAATGCTCAAAGCCGCTACGAAGCCTTACATCCGCTCGTCGAAGAAATTTTAGGGAAACTCAGTGAAAAAATTGGCGTCAATTCGTTATTTTTCGCACTGAATGATTCAAGTAGCAACTTCATCGTCAAAGCAATCAATCAAGATCAAGAATTGATTGAAGAAGGATCGACGCATGTGTTCAACCACGTCCTTTGTAAACTGGTCATCGATGAAAATGCAGGGAAACTTCAAATCAATGAGTTGTTGACGAGTCCGTTGACGGTCGACCATCCCGTCACGAAGGCATTAGGAAACGGGAGTTTTCTGGGTGTCGCAATCAAAAACGCCGACAATGAGAAAATCGGAACGCTTTGTGCCTTTGACGATCGACCATATGACTTCTCAGCGAGCGATTTAGCATTGATTGAACATTACGCTGATGTCATTAGCAAATCGATCAGTGTCGAAACATACGTCATTAAAGATGCCTTGACGGATGTGTACAATGAACGGTACATGAACCGTTTGATTTCAAGTGTGACGATTCATCCAGCATTTTTAATGGTCTTGAACCTCGATAACTTTCACGCAGTCAATGCCAAATTCGGATACCGTGTCGGCAACCGGGTTTTACAAGTCCTCGCCGACCGGCTGAAATATGTTCCGATTCCGAATCATGTCGTCGGACGGAAGGACGGCAATGAATTCATCATTCTTGCGCCGCTTGATGAACGAGAGTTTGAACAAACGGGTGCGATGTATGCCGATTACATCATGGCAGCAATCGAGGCGCCGATCGCGGACATCGGATTTGAACCGATTCATTTGACGGCGTCGTCCGGCGTCAGTTTGTTGACGGGGGATTATACGAACCGACAGACGCAAGTCTATGCGGCAGAGGCCTTGATGCAACAAGTGAAGCTCGATGGAAAAAATGGCATTTTGTTCGTCAACCAGCAGCGAGAGTTCGAACAGCATCCGTTCGCTTCCGTTCTTGAAGAAGAGTTGACACATGCGTTAGAACGCGGGCAATTCGAACTGTATTACCAGCGGATTCTTGATATGAAGCGAGGGGTGACCGTTGCGGTCGAAGCCTTATTACGCTGGAACCATCCTGTGCTCGGATTCGTCAGCCCGACTGACTTCATTCCAATTGCAGAACGCATGGGGGTCTTTGGCGACATCGGTCGATTTACGATTCGCCAGGCGATTGCCGATCGCGAACGGTTCGAAGCAGAATTCGATTTACCGGTTTCAGTTGCGGTTAATCTTTCCGCGAGTCAATTCCAGTCGAATCAACTGTTAGAAGAACTCTTATCCTTTTCGAAGCAAGCAAACTTTAAACAAGATCGTGTCGTCCTCGAGATTCGGGAAGAAGTATTGCAGACAGGACGGAAAAAAGCAATTGAGCGCCTTGAACTGTTACGAAGCGCGGGATACCGCTTGACGGTCGATCATTTCGGTAGCCATTATGCATCGCTCAATTCATTGCTTCATCTACCGGTCCAGGCGGTCAAGCTCGATCCGATCTTCACCCGACGTTTGGCTCAAAATCAGCTCGAGCAGTCAATGATTCGCTCAGTCTATGCTTTGACGGAAACATTAAATATTTCACTTGTCATTCAAGAGGTCGAGACATTATCGCAATACAAGCAGGTGGAAATGCTAGGCGAGCGTTTGTATGTCCAGGGGCATTATCTGCATCATCCGCAACCGCTCGATAAGTTGATTACGGACTTTGCGAAGAAAATGCAACCTCTTGATGTTTAA
- the trhA gene encoding PAQR family membrane homeostasis protein TrhA encodes MKTYMREPINGLTHLGGAIFAFVGLLALVIKASLERGAAIAIVAAIIFGVSMIALYAVSATYHMVLASDRAIAIWRRLDHSMIYLLIAGSYAPFCLISLNGPTGWVLFSIVMLIAVFGITFKLVWFNSPRWLSTTLYIGMGWIMVFAITPLAAVLSPVGIGLLFLGGIFYTVGGVIYGLKPSALSFKYLGFHEIFHVFVLLGSLAHFCCVYFFVI; translated from the coding sequence ATGAAAACGTATATGCGCGAACCGATTAATGGATTGACTCATCTCGGGGGAGCCATCTTTGCCTTTGTCGGACTTCTTGCTCTAGTCATCAAGGCCTCACTTGAACGGGGCGCGGCCATCGCCATTGTCGCGGCCATCATTTTCGGAGTCAGTATGATCGCCCTGTATGCCGTCTCGGCAACTTATCATATGGTACTTGCAAGTGACCGGGCGATTGCGATTTGGCGCCGCCTTGATCACTCGATGATTTATTTATTGATTGCCGGATCCTACGCACCGTTTTGTCTCATCAGTTTGAACGGACCGACCGGTTGGGTATTGTTCTCGATCGTCATGTTGATTGCCGTCTTCGGAATCACATTTAAGTTAGTCTGGTTCAACAGTCCGCGTTGGTTATCGACGACGCTTTATATCGGAATGGGCTGGATCATGGTCTTCGCGATTACGCCGCTTGCCGCAGTTCTGTCGCCAGTCGGAATCGGCTTACTATTCCTCGGCGGAATCTTTTATACCGTCGGTGGAGTCATTTACGGATTGAAACCAAGTGCATTATCGTTCAAGTATCTTGGTTTCCACGAAATTTTCCACGTCTTTGTCTTACTTGGAAGTCTCGCGCACTTCTGTTGCGTCTATTTCTTCGTCATTTAA